The Lonchura striata isolate bLonStr1 chromosome 9, bLonStr1.mat, whole genome shotgun sequence region tctggaaaaaaaaaaacaaaccataaaACACAACCAAACCCTAAGACAAGGGATTATGTTACCAGTATCTCCACAGAAAGCACTTTCTGTCTTCCGGCTCTGGatgcattttcttcatcttaTTTACTGTCTtaattttcctgttctttttgtGAACCTTTTCTTTCTAAACTCATAGTGATGCTTTACATGCtgtatttttctatattttaagaTACAGAGTAAGTAAATAGTGCATAAATAAAAATCGGGAGGAGCAATACCTATAAACCATGCGCCAAAAGGCACGGCGTAGTCCAGAGTGGTAATCTGTAAATTTCCATGGGAGATGATGGCTGGCTAGGGTAGATAATATTCTAGCTCTGGCCTCTTGGAttaagcttctttttttttttcttctttttttttttaagagatggGGTAActgagaaatgttttaaaaacttttattttatttttagtcttATATGAAGGGtaagacaatacagatgttataatttaCATTATAATTAAAAGttaattatttcttaattacaaCATATTATaagtgttttttgtttattagtTTTTGTTACACTATGTTGTAAATGTTTTAAAGTTAATAATCTAAAATTACTCTGTGGGTTTTACTACAATGTATTTTTcatagttttatttctcttaagtATTTAGTCTTATTTGTAAGGCTATCTTTTAAAACTTGTTTCTAGTTCTATTTCTCAACGTTTGTCTTATTCTACGGTATTtctaagtattttttatttcagagtttGTATACAGATGTATACTATGTGAGTCGCTTGTTAGGCTTTGAGAATTCTCTACAAATCTATTTCTCACATTGGTCTGCCCTGTTCTCTGGTTtactttcccctttttttatatttttcaatctTCCCTGCGGTCAGGTGGTGCAAGCCAAGCCGTTCCCTAGAAGACATTTGTCAGCATGGGATCATCTTTGCTCCCTTGCATTGCAGGTGAAAGCACGGAAGGAGCAGCCGTGAACCTGACCGCGGAGTTCGGGCCCATCCAGGTCAGGAACGGCTCTGTCGTGGTGCCCTGCGACGGCCTGTACCTCGTGTCCCTGAGGAGCTTCATCTACCAGCCCAGGGACGGGGCCGAGCTGAAGCTGACCCTGCAGGTCACACAGAAGACGACCAGAAGTGTCCCGTGGGAGGAGACTGTGCAGGGCAGTGAGAGCAGGGTGAACCTCAGCACAGTGCTCTACCTGTTCGAGCAGGACAGCATCACGCTGTGGACCAGCTCCCACGCCAACATCTCGGACCTGACCTTCAGCCTGGTGTTAGTAGGTGAGAACAAGTCCtagctgcaggagctggagtaCGAAGAGCAGCACGGAAAGAACAGCCTTCCCCACCGAGCTGTAGGCTTTGTACTTGTCCAGGCAGACTGCTCTAGAAGCCCTCGTGGGGCTGTGGAGGGCCTGGCTGGGAGTGCAGATGAACCACAGGTTTTATGTAGTGCATGCAGGATTCGCTTCTTTggagctctctgcagctgaTTTGCTACCCAGGATGGATCTTTCCAACCCTGGGGAAAGGGATGCGTGAAGCTCATGAGAAGAACAGAAATGAAAGCCGAAGAAAGTCACCCAAGCTTAGCTCATATTCAGAGAAACCCCGGGTTTCCCTATTTACTTGACAGTATCTGTATATAGTAGAAATGTGTTGTGTTTTTTCTCAAATAAAAGTCTGGTGACTCAGGAAGATACCTCAAGTGTCTTGAAGCCacttggagcaggaggagcacaaATCTGCCCAGCAAGATGGCAAACAGGGAAGAGGCAGCCTGAAATGCCTTTGGAGGGAGCCAGATAAAGGCTGTCTGAGAGAGAAGGGCCGTGAGAGAAGGTGCTGCTTGGAAATGAGCTGACAGGACTgcactgggcagcaggagcactgaCTGGAGTTCTGGGGAGAGCCTTTGAGAGTGGAGCCCCACTGGCTGTTCCAGCTGTCTGCAGATCACTGATGCCTGCACCCATCTGCTGGGACATTCAGGGCCTCAGAGGAAAACCTCCTTCAAGCACACACACACCGGCTTGACCCAAAAGTCATCCAGGCACATAAAAAGTTGGGCAAACTTGTGGTGAGCTCTCTAATGGACCAAGGGGAGGCTGCAGGTctgtgcagcctctgctcagggagGACTCGGATGGTTCTCATGCCTGCCCTTGGCTTTGTCCCACGGGTGTGACCAGAGCTTCCAGGcacagctgcctgctgctgctgcagtcagACCTGTCTCAGTGACTCTCCTGCCTGCTccgactgcagctgctggagacagGTCCTGCCcatgctgcaggcagcccctgACCCCAGCAGCTGGGGTGTTTTTGCTTGCAGCAAGGCAGATTTTAACTACCTGTCAGTTTTTGACTTTGTGTCTCCCAAGGAACTCATTGACATTTCAGCATGTCACTGCTGGCTGCACGCTCCAAAGTCTTGTGCTAAaagtatttatgtatttaagtGATGGGCATAAGAATGTTACATCAGATTGCTTAGGAACACTGGGAAGGGTTCAGAGCAGATTGTCAGCACCAAACTCCTCTTTGAAGATGCTTCCAATGCTCTGGGCTGTTCCTGCTTTGCAGACACCCAGACCTGGGCTGATGCACTCCTGGCTGAGCACTCCAGCAGGCTCAGGTGCTGCAGGCAACTAAGGACATCCTCCAGGCCTTGGAGAGTCATCCTGGGCTTTAGGCTAAGGAGCTTCCctacctggccaggctggagcctcAGGGGAAACTGGCTGAAGCTTTTCTCTCCTCAgctgaggagctgtggctgacTTGCCCCTACAGGATGCTCATCATTAAGGGATATTTTGGGCTTTTAACTCTGGCCATGCTCACCACCAGTGGACTGAAGGCAGCTGCACCCTGCCCCGAGGCTGGGGATTGTCACTCCCCAGCAGAAGCGAATGTGTTTCTCTTCCTAAAAAACaatacatttttcctttgtAGTATTTGGGCTTGTAGTGTCCCTTAGAGGCGGGGCCGTGGGAGAAGGAGGTTGGAAGTGGCTGGTGAATGATACATTCAGTGTTTGAGCAGACATTTCCAATGGTATGGAAACTGTATGACATTTTCAcatacttccttttttttacagttcagCTTCTGTTTCAGCTCTCCATGAgggtgtgcagggctggggctccccagcGTGTGCTAACACTGGGCAGGCCATGCCCAGTGTGCAGGGCTGCACAGGACAGCAAGAAAGATGAAGCCTTTCTCTGAAGAGGGCACAAATGGATTTGTTCTTTGGAAGGCTGCACCCTTTCTTCTTGTTTAGAGTAGGAGAGGACATTTCACTCACTGATCCCACTGCACTTCCAGGCTGAACTGGACTGATCTGCATCTATACATATACCTGCACTTGTCTTGAAATAAAGGTTGAAACAATTCAACTCCTGCCACTGATTACTTGATGGACTGACTGCCCTCATCAGAAAGTTTCCACGCCCTCAGCTTTTATTTGAGACCCCTTTCTTCCACCAGGTTAAAAGTCTCTGTGATATCAGAAACATCAATTTTTGTTGCTGGGGTTGTAGAGGCCTTGTAGGAGCTCACAGATGGTGCTAGAATCCCACCTGACAGCTCTGTTCAGCCAGGCCAGTGCACCCAGGGCTTAGGCCACCCCTTGAAGCCGGGCATGTGGAAGTGCAAGGCTGGACCAGGCAGTTTCTGGAGACTACAGAGGGGCAGCACATTCTTTTTCCCATGCTTACAGTCACAGAAAGGAGACCTCGTGGTGTGTCCTCTGTGATGGATGGGTAGTGCGAGGATTGACTCTCACAATTATCATGTATATTGACAAATATCATGTATATATGGTAAGAAAAAATTTATAGATTTATAGTTATGTTTTACCCTCCCGCATTACCAGGGGACATCTGGGgttgggacatttgggagggtTGGCTTGTCACTAtgggacatttgggagggtTGGCTTGTCACTATGGTGACATCTGACCTCCAATCAGGGTTTAAGGAAGCAAAACTCCACCAC contains the following coding sequences:
- the LOC110479003 gene encoding uncharacterized protein LOC110479003 — protein: MEGEQDTEAGAGEKLECHREGAEHEWKLWQGGQVRNTLHLVSAVAQWILLLACLIYLGVHFLQPSKTQSDKVLWTHIRYTGESTEGAAVNLTAEFGPIQVRNGSVVVPCDGLYLVSLRSFIYQPRDGAELKLTLQVTQKTTRSVPWEETVQGSESRVNLSTVLYLFEQDSITLWTSSHANISDLTFSLVLVGENKS